Proteins from a single region of Neomonachus schauinslandi chromosome 10, ASM220157v2, whole genome shotgun sequence:
- the LRRTM1 gene encoding leucine-rich repeat transmembrane neuronal protein 1, with protein MDFLLLDLCLYWLLRRPSGVVLCLLGACFQMLPAAPSGCPQLCRCEGRLLYCEALNLTEAPHNLSGLLGLSLRYNSLSELRAGQFTGLMQLTWLYLDHNHICSVQGDAFQKLRRVKELTLSSNQITQLANTTFRPMPNLRSVDLSYNKLQALEPDLFHGLRKLTTLHMRSNAIQFVPVRIFQDCRSLKFLDIGYNQLKSLARNSFAGLFKLTELHLEHNDLVKVNFAHFPRLISLHSLCLKRNKVAIVVSSLDWVWNLEKMDLSGNEIEYMEPHVFETVPHLQSLQLDSNRLTYIEPRILNSWKSLTSITLAGNLWDCGRNVCALASWLSSFQGRYDGNLQCASPEYAQGEDVLDAVYAFHLCEDGAEPTSGHLLSAVTNHSDLGLPASPATTLADGREGQLDGTHEPATVALPGGEHAENAVQIHKVVTGTMALIFSFLIVVLVLYVSWKCFPASLRQLRQCFVTQRRKQKQKQTMHQMAAMSAQEYYVDYKPNHIEGALVIINEYGSCTCHQQPARECEV; from the coding sequence ATGGATTTCCTGCTGCTCGATCTCTGTCTATACTGGCTGCTGAGGAGGCCCTCGGGGGTGGTCTTGTGTCTGCTGGGGGCCTGCTTTCAGATGCTGCCCGCCGCCCCCAGCGGGTGCCCGCAGCTGTGCCGGTGCGAGGGGCGGCTGCTGTACTGCGAGGCGCTCAACCTCACCGAGGCGCCCCACAACCTGTCCGGCCTGCTGGGCTTGTCCCTGCGCTACAACAGCCTCTCGGAGCTGCGCGCCGGCCAGTTCACGGGGTTAATGCAGCTCACGTGGCTCTATCTGGATCACAATCACATCTGCTCCGTGCAGGGGGACGCCTTTCAGAAACTGCGCCGAGTTAAGGAACTCACACTGAGTTCCAACCAGATCACCCAACTGGCCAACACCACCTTCCGGCCCATGCCCAACCTGCGCAGCGTGGACCTCTCGTACAACAAGCTGCAGGCGCTGGAGCCCGACCTCTTCCATGGGCTGCGGAAGCTCACCACGCTGCACATGCGGTCCAACGCTATCCAGTTCGTGCCGGTGCGCATCTTCCAGGACTGCCGCAGCCTCAAGTTTCTTGACATCGGATACAATCAGCTCAAGAGTCTGGCGCGCAACTCTTTCGCCGGCTTGTTCAAGCTCACCGAGCTGCACCTGGAGCACAACGATTTGGTCAAGGTGAACTTCGCCCACTTCCCGCGTCTCATCTCCCTgcactccctctgcctgaagaGGAACAAGGTGGCCATTGTGGTTAGCTCGCTGGACTGGGTTTGGAACCTGGAGAAAATGGACCTGTCGGGCAACGAGATCGAGTACATGGAGCCCCATGTGTTCGAGACCGTGCCGCACCTACAGTCTCTGCAGCTGGACTCCAACCGCCTCACCTACATCGAGCCCCGGATCCTCAACTCCTGGAAATCGCTGACGAGCATCACCCTGGCGGGGAACCTATGGGACTGTGGGCGCAACGTGTGCGCCCTGGCCTCATGGCTCAGCAGCTTCCAGGGGCGCTACGATGGCAACTTGCAGTGCGCCAGCCCGGAATACGCGCAGGGCGAGGACGTCCTAGACGCTGTGTACGCCTTCCACCTGTGCGAGGATGGGGCCGAGCCCACCAGCGGCCACCTGCTCTCAGCCGTCACCAACCACAGTGACCTGGGGCTCCCGGCCAGCCCGGCCACCACGCTCGCTGACGGCAGGGAGGGGCAGCTCGACGGCACGCACGAGCCGGCTACCGTGGCTCTCCCGGGCGGCGAGCACGCCGAGAACGCCGTGCAGATCCACAAGGTGGTCACAGGCACCATGGCCCTCATCTTCTCCTTCCTCATCGTGGTCCTGGTGCTCTATGTCTCCTGGAAGTGTTTCCCAGCCAGCCTCAGGCAGCTCAGACAGTGCTTTGTCACGCAGCGCAGGaagcaaaagcagaaacagaccatGCATCAGATGGCTGCCATGTCTGCCCAGGAATACTACGTTGATTACAAACCGAACCACATTGAAGGAGCCCTGGTGATCATCAATGAGTATGGATCCTGTACCTGCCACCAGCAGCCCGCAAGGGAATGCGAGGTGTGA